The Kordia sp. SMS9 genome window below encodes:
- a CDS encoding UbiA family prenyltransferase, with product MAKFLQLIRFPNLVMIALTQFLFYFFWILPFPDHYISIELFSLVVFATVFIAAGGNIINDIFDVQTDRINKPHKQFIGTFISKKKAFPLYIAINLTGIGLGSYVSFMINNWQVSFIFLGIALLLFLYSSYLKGIPILGNIIVSILVASSILILIAFKTECSVRGKHIHFFNSVSLIAIYIYMQVLLF from the coding sequence ATGGCAAAGTTTCTACAACTCATTCGTTTCCCTAACTTAGTCATGATTGCATTAACGCAATTTCTTTTTTATTTTTTTTGGATTCTACCCTTTCCTGATCATTACATCTCTATAGAATTATTTTCTTTGGTGGTATTCGCTACTGTTTTTATTGCTGCTGGCGGAAATATAATCAACGATATTTTTGACGTACAAACCGATCGCATCAACAAACCGCACAAACAGTTTATTGGCACATTTATATCCAAGAAAAAAGCATTTCCGCTGTATATTGCAATCAATCTTACAGGAATTGGTTTGGGAAGTTATGTGAGTTTTATGATCAATAATTGGCAGGTTTCTTTCATTTTTCTCGGAATTGCTTTGTTACTATTTTTATATAGTTCTTATTTGAAAGGAATTCCCATTTTGGGGAATATTATCGTTTCAATCTTAGTCGCGAGTAGCATATTGATTTTAATTGCTTTTAAGACAGAGTGTTCAGTTCGGGGCAAACATATTCACTTTTTCAATTCAGTTTCACTCATTGCCATATATATATATATGCAAGTTTTGCTTTTTTGA
- a CDS encoding HAD family hydrolase, protein MEEKSYKVYLNDITTLIFDVDGVLTDGTVTVTSSGEMLRKMNIKDGYALKAAVNKGYNVCIISGGTNEGVRKRLQGLGITDIFLGAHQKIVQLEAYLTQKNVKLEHVLYMGDDIPDIPVLKQVGLSCCPQDAAYEVLEICKYISHVDGGKGAARDVIRQVMKVQGNWDQDFDAKYD, encoded by the coding sequence ATGGAAGAGAAAAGCTATAAAGTATACTTAAACGACATTACCACGCTTATTTTTGATGTAGACGGCGTACTCACTGACGGAACTGTTACCGTAACCTCATCAGGCGAAATGCTTCGTAAAATGAACATAAAAGACGGTTACGCGCTCAAAGCGGCTGTCAACAAAGGCTATAATGTGTGTATTATTTCTGGCGGAACCAATGAAGGTGTTCGCAAGCGTTTGCAAGGGTTGGGCATTACAGATATTTTCTTAGGCGCGCATCAAAAAATAGTGCAATTGGAAGCATATTTGACACAAAAAAACGTCAAACTAGAACATGTGTTGTACATGGGCGATGACATTCCGGATATTCCTGTGTTAAAGCAAGTTGGTTTGTCTTGTTGTCCGCAAGATGCAGCTTACGAGGTATTGGAAATTTGCAAGTACATTTCGCATGTCGATGGTGGAAAAGGCGCCGCAAGAGACGTCATCCGTCAAGTGATGAAAGTACAAGGCAATTGGGATCAGGATTTTGATGCGAAGTACGATTAA
- a CDS encoding Rossmann-like and DUF2520 domain-containing protein produces MIKVVILGAGNIAQHLYRVFEATEEIKVVQVYNRSEKALQYFKNVATTTSLKTLLEAAVYIIAVSDDAIASVSNKLPFTDRLVVHTSGSASMHVLHKKNRRGVFYPLQTFTKGKKVDFSTIPLCLEAREKADFTLLQTIATAIGSPSYKISSEQRRALHVSAVFVNNFSNHLYRIAHEICEANHVPFHILHPLIQETANKINTLTPYMAQTGPAKRGDEKTINDHLAKLDTDIHKEIYTLLTQSIAKTYGREKL; encoded by the coding sequence ATGATCAAGGTGGTTATTTTAGGTGCTGGAAATATTGCACAACATTTATATAGAGTGTTTGAAGCTACAGAAGAAATTAAGGTAGTTCAGGTGTACAATCGTTCAGAAAAAGCATTGCAGTATTTTAAAAATGTAGCAACTACGACTAGCTTAAAAACTTTGCTAGAAGCAGCTGTGTATATAATCGCAGTGTCGGATGACGCTATTGCGAGTGTTTCTAATAAGTTACCATTTACCGATCGTTTGGTGGTACATACTTCAGGAAGTGCCAGTATGCATGTGTTGCACAAAAAAAACCGTCGCGGCGTATTTTATCCGTTACAAACCTTTACGAAAGGTAAAAAAGTAGATTTTTCTACAATTCCGCTCTGTTTGGAAGCACGAGAAAAAGCCGATTTTACACTTTTGCAAACCATCGCGACAGCTATTGGAAGTCCTTCGTATAAAATTAGCTCTGAACAGCGTCGCGCCTTGCATGTTTCTGCGGTTTTTGTGAATAATTTTAGCAATCATTTGTACCGAATTGCCCATGAAATTTGCGAAGCGAATCATGTTCCTTTTCACATTTTACATCCGCTGATTCAAGAAACTGCTAATAAAATAAATACGTTGACGCCGTACATGGCACAAACGGGACCTGCAAAACGCGGCGACGAAAAAACAATTAACGATCATTTAGCAAAATTAGATACAGACATTCACAAAGAAATATATACATTGCTCACGCAATCAATTGCAAAAACCTATGGAAGAGAAAAGCTATAA
- a CDS encoding group III truncated hemoglobin, translated as MKHDIRNRVDVYVLVDTFYKKIRKDAVLGPIFNGHITDWSEHLIHLTDFWESNLFFVNKYKGNPLEKHIEVDAAVSHSISEKHFGIWLNHWIQTLDELYEGDKVNIAKNRARKMGTFIYVKLFEARKIT; from the coding sequence ATGAAACACGATATTCGCAATAGAGTAGATGTATACGTATTGGTAGATACATTTTACAAAAAAATCCGAAAAGATGCAGTACTCGGTCCTATCTTCAATGGTCATATTACGGATTGGAGTGAGCATTTAATTCATTTGACCGACTTTTGGGAAAGCAATTTGTTTTTTGTGAATAAATACAAAGGAAATCCATTGGAGAAACATATTGAAGTTGATGCTGCCGTGTCACATAGTATTTCGGAAAAGCACTTTGGAATATGGCTCAATCACTGGATTCAAACCTTAGATGAACTCTATGAAGGCGACAAAGTCAACATTGCTAAAAACCGCGCTCGAAAAATGGGCACTTTCATTTATGTCAAATTATTTGAAGCCAGAAAAATCACTTAA
- the ccsA gene encoding cytochrome c biogenesis protein CcsA: MGNFLKKILFSTRLMALLFFAYALAMGIGTFVESEYSTTTAKMWIYNAWWFELILLMFMINFCGNIFRYRLLRKEKWATLLIHLSFIFIILGAFVTRYISYEGVMPIREGATENTFLSEKTYIKALVDGEINGQPRRRTLKGDYLISTEGISPTTWMQEGFPWNKDFNGQEFTIDYKGFIKGAEEGIVPDENGIEYLKIVESGGGNRHNHFLEAGAKAQSIHNILMTYNNPVDGAINIMSDEYGNYTIKSPFEGENMIMQTRQTNKVLKDSLQRFQIRSLYNLAGLQFVIPEPAVKGKIGVVETSEKLKDQANAVILEVSSNGETEEIRVMGGKGYDMAPIKTTIGGLDFWLSYGAEKLKLPFSIKLNDFIAERYPGTVGQGGYKSFMSKVTLIENKEPVYDYDIYMNHIMDHGGYRFFQAQFDRDEKGTILSVSHDYWGTNITYLGYFLLYFALMAILFDKNTRFGDLKKQLEKIKNRKAKLFTAIALLFSLGTFAQETSTQVDSTQTKTTKQVEKGHEGHNHAPGEGHDHEIVERSVSAKQIDSIIVANAVPQAHADKFARLVIQDEDGRMKPMHTYARELIRKLSKSNTYQGLSAEQVLISMLQYPQMWYNANIISIKSRKHDSIRKIIGIEKSDKYASMLDFFTPRNEYKLNAYTEDAYKTNTPNQYQKAIKEYDLKLGLLSRAIQGDIIKVFPLPDHENNKWISDKNYADNPGEGFQPKDSLYEKYVKNAIKVYAILLNEANRTGDYTEADKMVESLRNRQKEFGSAVLPADAQIETEIVYNKVNIFERLMMYYLFVGFLMFVFIIVQIFKDRKGIRAAINISKWLVIGLFALHTAGLIARWYLSGHAPWSDAYESMIYVAWATMLFGLLFGRKSDLTISATTFVVAMVLWGAHMNWLDPDIANLQPVLDSYWLLIHVAVIVASYGPFALAMILGIVSLLLIILTNTENKKRMELNLKEITIINEMAITVGLVMLTIGNFLGGMWANESWGRYWGWDPKETWALISIMVYAFVLHMRLVPGLRGRWFFNWMAIAAFGSILFTYFGVNFVLSGLHSYATGDAVLGPKFVIIATIVWLAYGALSYWRYQIHYKRKKSIN; the protein is encoded by the coding sequence ATGGGTAATTTCTTAAAGAAAATTCTCTTCTCTACACGATTAATGGCTCTCCTTTTTTTCGCTTATGCGTTAGCCATGGGAATAGGAACTTTTGTTGAAAGTGAATACAGTACCACAACCGCTAAAATGTGGATATACAACGCCTGGTGGTTTGAATTAATCTTATTGATGTTCATGATTAATTTTTGTGGAAATATTTTTCGGTATCGCTTGCTTCGGAAGGAAAAATGGGCAACCTTACTAATTCACTTATCTTTTATTTTTATCATTCTAGGTGCGTTTGTCACACGATATATCAGTTATGAAGGTGTGATGCCTATTCGTGAAGGCGCGACAGAAAATACCTTTCTTTCCGAAAAAACATACATTAAAGCCTTGGTAGATGGCGAAATTAATGGACAACCGAGAAGGCGAACGTTAAAAGGTGATTATCTCATTTCTACAGAAGGAATTTCACCAACAACGTGGATGCAAGAAGGTTTTCCTTGGAATAAAGACTTTAACGGACAAGAATTTACCATTGATTACAAAGGATTCATCAAAGGTGCAGAAGAAGGAATTGTACCCGATGAAAATGGTATAGAATACTTGAAAATTGTAGAATCTGGTGGTGGAAATCGCCACAATCACTTTTTGGAAGCTGGAGCCAAAGCACAAAGCATTCACAATATTTTAATGACGTACAACAATCCTGTAGATGGCGCCATTAATATTATGAGTGATGAATATGGAAATTATACCATAAAAAGTCCGTTTGAAGGGGAAAATATGATCATGCAAACGCGTCAAACGAACAAGGTACTTAAAGACAGTTTGCAACGTTTTCAAATTCGTTCGCTATACAATTTAGCAGGTTTGCAATTTGTGATTCCAGAACCTGCCGTCAAAGGAAAAATTGGTGTCGTTGAAACGTCTGAAAAACTCAAAGATCAAGCAAATGCCGTTATTTTAGAAGTTTCCTCCAACGGAGAAACCGAAGAAATTCGTGTGATGGGTGGAAAAGGATACGACATGGCGCCTATAAAAACAACGATCGGCGGACTCGATTTTTGGCTGTCGTATGGCGCAGAAAAATTAAAACTTCCGTTCAGCATCAAACTGAACGATTTTATTGCAGAACGCTATCCAGGAACTGTCGGGCAAGGCGGTTACAAATCGTTTATGAGCAAAGTGACGCTGATAGAAAATAAAGAGCCCGTATATGATTATGATATTTATATGAATCACATTATGGATCATGGCGGTTACAGATTCTTCCAAGCACAGTTTGACAGAGATGAAAAAGGAACCATTCTTTCCGTAAGTCATGATTATTGGGGAACAAACATCACGTATTTGGGCTATTTCTTACTATACTTTGCGTTGATGGCCATTTTATTTGATAAAAACACACGTTTTGGCGATTTGAAAAAACAATTGGAAAAAATTAAAAATAGAAAAGCAAAACTGTTTACGGCAATCGCATTGCTATTCAGTTTGGGAACATTTGCACAAGAAACTTCGACACAAGTAGATTCTACACAAACAAAAACTACGAAGCAAGTAGAAAAAGGACATGAAGGTCACAATCATGCGCCAGGCGAAGGACATGATCATGAAATTGTAGAACGATCGGTTTCAGCGAAGCAAATAGATTCTATCATTGTGGCAAATGCAGTTCCACAAGCACATGCGGATAAATTTGCACGTTTGGTCATTCAAGATGAAGACGGACGTATGAAGCCAATGCACACATACGCTCGAGAGTTGATTCGTAAATTAAGCAAGTCAAACACGTATCAAGGTTTATCGGCAGAACAAGTATTGATCTCTATGTTACAATATCCACAAATGTGGTACAATGCGAACATCATCAGTATAAAAAGTAGAAAACACGACAGTATTCGTAAAATTATCGGTATTGAAAAAAGTGACAAGTATGCGTCGATGTTGGACTTTTTCACCCCAAGAAACGAATACAAACTGAATGCATATACAGAAGATGCGTACAAGACCAACACGCCGAATCAGTATCAAAAAGCCATTAAAGAATACGATTTAAAACTTGGTTTGCTTAGTAGAGCGATTCAAGGAGATATCATCAAAGTTTTTCCGCTTCCAGATCATGAAAATAACAAGTGGATTTCAGATAAAAATTATGCAGACAATCCAGGTGAAGGTTTTCAACCGAAAGATTCGCTGTATGAGAAATATGTGAAAAATGCCATAAAAGTCTATGCGATTCTCTTAAACGAAGCAAATAGAACGGGCGATTATACGGAAGCTGATAAAATGGTAGAAAGCTTGCGCAACCGTCAAAAAGAATTTGGAAGTGCTGTATTGCCTGCGGATGCACAAATAGAAACTGAAATAGTCTACAATAAGGTCAATATTTTTGAACGTCTAATGATGTATTATTTGTTTGTCGGTTTCTTAATGTTTGTCTTTATCATTGTACAAATTTTCAAAGACCGAAAAGGCATTCGTGCTGCGATCAATATTTCCAAATGGCTCGTAATCGGTCTGTTTGCCTTGCATACTGCGGGACTCATAGCACGTTGGTATCTTTCCGGACATGCGCCGTGGAGTGATGCGTACGAATCTATGATTTACGTAGCTTGGGCAACGATGTTGTTTGGATTGTTATTTGGACGAAAATCTGACTTAACCATTTCAGCCACCACTTTTGTCGTTGCCATGGTTTTATGGGGCGCACACATGAATTGGCTCGATCCAGATATTGCCAACTTACAACCTGTATTAGATAGTTATTGGTTGTTGATTCACGTTGCCGTGATTGTGGCAAGTTATGGACCGTTTGCCTTAGCGATGATTTTAGGGATCGTGTCGTTATTGCTCATTATTTTAACGAATACGGAGAACAAAAAACGCATGGAACTCAACTTAAAAGAAATCACGATCATCAATGAAATGGCGATTACCGTCGGTTTGGTTATGTTGACCATTGGAAACTTCCTTGGTGGAATGTGGGCAAATGAAAGTTGGGGACGTTATTGGGGCTGGGATCCAAAAGAAACGTGGGCGTTAATTAGCATTATGGTCTATGCATTTGTATTGCACATGCGTTTGGTACCAGGATTGCGCGGACGTTGGTTTTTCAATTGGATGGCAATTGCGGCATTCGGATCAATTTTATTTACCTATTTTGGGGTGAATTTCGTTTTGAGCGGATTGCACTCGTATGCCACAGGAGACGCCGTGTTAGGTCCAAAATTTGTGATCATTGCAACCATCGTTTGGTTAGCGTATGGTGCGTTGAGTTATTGGCGATACCAAATACATTATAAGCGCAAGAAATCTAT